The Abyssisolibacter fermentans genome segment TGATAGTTCTATTACAGTAATTGATAACGGAAGTGGTATACCTGTAGAAATACATCCTAAAACAGGTAAGTCAACAGTTGAAACAGTATTAACTGTATTACATGCAGGAGGTAAATTTGACAATAATGCATATAAAGTTGCAGGAGGACTTCATGGAGTAGGTGTATCAGTAGTAAATGCTTTATCTAAAGAATTAGAAGTTACAGTTAAAAGAAATGGGGAAATATATTACCAAAAATACGAAAGAGGAGTACCTTTGACAAAACTTGATGTTATTGGAAAATGTGAAGATACAGGTACTACTATTTCATTTATACCTGATGAGAAAATATTTGATGATGTTATTTTTAGTAATGAAATATTAGAAAAAAGATTAAAAGAAAAAGCATTTTTAAATAAAGGTATAAAGATTACATTAGAAGATAAAAGAATTGATAAAAAATCTGTCTTTCATTATGAAGGTGGTATAAAATCTTTTGTTGAACATATTAATAAAAACAGAGATGCCCTTCATTCTAATATAATCTATAGTGAAGTTAAAAGAGATCATTGTATAGTTGAAGTAGCAATGCAATATACTTCAAGTTATAGTGAGAATATATTTACTTTTGCAAATAATATTAATACTCATGAAGGTGGTACTCATTTAAGTGGTTTAAAAAGTGCGTTGACAAGAGTTATTAATGATTATGCTAAAAAGACAGGCTTATTAAAAGAAAATGAAAACAACTTAACAGGAGAAGATATTAGAGAAGGTTTAACAGCAGTTCTTTCCGTTAAATTACCAGAACCTCAATTTGAAGGACAAACTAAAACTAAACTAGGAAATAGTGAAATTAGGGGATTGGTAGATAGTGTAATATCTGAAGAAGCAAGTACGTTCTTAGAAGAAAATCCAAAAGACGCACGGATAATTATAGATAAATCAATCAGATCATCTAGAGCAAGAGAGGCAGCTAGAAAAGCCAGAGATTTAACTAGAAGGAAAAATGTGTTAGAAGGACTTTCTTTACCAGGAAAACTTGCTGATTGTTCCGAAAAAGATGCTTCAAAATGTGAGGTTTATATAGTCGAGGGTGATTCAGCAGGCGGCTCAGCAAAACAAGGAAGAGATAGAAGAATACAAGCGATTTTACCTTTAAGGGGTAAGATAATGAATGTAGAAAAAGCAAGGCTTGACAAAATATTGAGCTCACAAGAAATAAAAGCTATGATAACAGCTTTTGGATGCGGTATCAGTGAAGAATTTGATGTTAGCAAACTAAGATATCATAAAATAGTTATAATGACCGATGCAGATGTAGATGGTGCTCATATTAGAACATTATTGATAACATTTTTCTATAGATACATGAAACCATTAATAGAACATGGTCATGTTTATATTGCACAGCCACCATTATATAAAGTTAAAAAAGGTAAAGCAGAAAAATATGCTTATAACGACAAAGAATTAAATGATATTATTGAGAGTTTTGGTCAAAAAGGATATTCTATTCAAAGATATAAAGGTTTAGGAGAAATGAATCCAGAGCAGTTGTGGGAAACAACTATGAACCCTGAAGACAGGATATTGCTAAAAATAAATGTAGAAGATGCATTAGCAGCAGATGAA includes the following:
- the gyrB gene encoding DNA topoisomerase (ATP-hydrolyzing) subunit B; this translates as MSENQNTRNYGAEQIQVLEGLEPVRKRPGMYIGSTGSKGLHHLVHEVVDNSIDEALAGVCDTIEVIINSDSSITVIDNGSGIPVEIHPKTGKSTVETVLTVLHAGGKFDNNAYKVAGGLHGVGVSVVNALSKELEVTVKRNGEIYYQKYERGVPLTKLDVIGKCEDTGTTISFIPDEKIFDDVIFSNEILEKRLKEKAFLNKGIKITLEDKRIDKKSVFHYEGGIKSFVEHINKNRDALHSNIIYSEVKRDHCIVEVAMQYTSSYSENIFTFANNINTHEGGTHLSGLKSALTRVINDYAKKTGLLKENENNLTGEDIREGLTAVLSVKLPEPQFEGQTKTKLGNSEIRGLVDSVISEEASTFLEENPKDARIIIDKSIRSSRAREAARKARDLTRRKNVLEGLSLPGKLADCSEKDASKCEVYIVEGDSAGGSAKQGRDRRIQAILPLRGKIMNVEKARLDKILSSQEIKAMITAFGCGISEEFDVSKLRYHKIVIMTDADVDGAHIRTLLITFFYRYMKPLIEHGHVYIAQPPLYKVKKGKAEKYAYNDKELNDIIESFGQKGYSIQRYKGLGEMNPEQLWETTMNPEDRILLKINVEDALAADEVFTTLMGDKVYPRKQFIQENAQYVRNLDI